AAGCACCCATGCACCCATATTATCTCATTTATATCCATGGAAAGTTTCAAGGGGAATACCAgtaccaacaaaaagaaacagtaactaacaaaatgaaactgaaatgcatttgaaaacCATAAAGAAACTAACCATAGCCTATATATTATGTTACATATTGTTCCGTTCCACAATCTAGTACAACGGTTTCGAACAATTATGCATCAATTTCACTAACGAAAAACTGCAACAATTCTTCAACCATCACATGTTCGTTTTGGAACAAGAAGAGTATCAGCGCGAGGGCATCGAGTGGACGTTCATTGATTTCGGCATGGATCTGCAAATGTGTATCGATCTGATCGAAAAGGTACAGACACGGCCATAACTATCTTGTCACAGCAGATAGCCCAAGCTGACCAACACCAAACCAACGACACATATGATTGCCCTAAGATGCACCTCAAAACTTATATCTAATCTAATGTAATCTGTTATTAACACTTTAGTCATAAGATCGCCTAAAGCTATAGCTAAACAAGCATCAACTCctaatgcatttgcattttagcGACAAAAATCTAACGACAACTAACGACGGGTAAGTTCTATGTACTAATTGTAGTACTGTCTAGTTCTAGTTTTAGTTCTAGTTCTAGTTGAGCGTCTTGTGGCTTCAAAAACTACTCgtataaacaacaacaacaaaaactcaacTATTTAATATCTACTTTATGTTCTTTGCGTGCTTGCCTACTAGAGAAACTTTTAATGCCGCTCCACTCGATCGATGAGGGTAAAACTAACTTGTGGATATTCTTGTGTTATTTTACCAACAGCCTATGGGTATCCTGTCCATCCTGGAGGAAGAGTCTATGTTCCCCAAGGCTACCGATCAGACCTTCTCGGAGAAGCTGACCAATACCCATTTGGGCAAGTCCGCTCCATTCCAGAAGCCAAAGCCCCCAAAGCCCGGCCAGCAGGCTGCCCACTTCGCCATTGGCCATTATGCCGGCTGTGTGTCCTACAACATCACCGGTTGGTTGGAGAAGAACAAGGATCCCCTCAACGACACTGTCGTCGATCAGTTCAAGAAGTCTCAGAACAAGCTGCTGATCGAAATCTTCGCCGATCATCCCGGACAGTCGGGCGGCGGTGAACAGGCCAAGGGTGGTCGTGGCAAGAAGGGCGGTGGCTTCGCTACCGTCTCCTCTGCCTACAAGGAGCAGCTGAACAGCTTGATGGCCATTCTGCGCTCGACCCAACCTCATTTCGTCCGTTGCATCATTCCCAACGAGATGAAGCAGCCTGGTCTCGTCGATGCTCACTTGGTCATGCACCAGCTGACTTGTAACGGTGTGCTTGAAGGTATCCGTATTTGCCGTAAGGGCTTCCCCAACAGGATGGTCTACCCCGACTTCAAGATGCGGTAAGTTCGCAACTCTCGCAACTCTAAACATTAAGCTACACTCTTATCTTACACTTAGACATATTTACTATAGTTTCAGTTAGTTTATAtctagcaaaaaaaaaacactttgacTTTGTATATACACTAGGGGACACCACTGTAGCTTACCTTGGACTGCTCTTAGCTTTAATCTATAATTAACTTGTAAATTATTCAACTATAGTTACATGATTCTGGCCCCAGCCATCATGACAGCCGAAAAGTTGGCCAAGAATGCGGCCGGCAAGTGTCTGGAAGCCGTCGGACTGGATCCCGATATGTATCGCATTGGTCACACCAAGGCACGCATACAACCTCCTATTAAATGTCCTCTATAAATGTCCTTGTATATCCAAGCCGAAGAATGTCCCACCATTCCAATTGTACCAATTACCTATCTCTGTATGTACCATGTACCATGTACCAGAAATGTTCCAgttgctccagctgcagttccagTGCTGTGCCCATGTTAGGTGTAGTCTTCGTAGTAGCACGATCTTATCTGTTATTTGTACATCTCAAATCAAAACCGAACATTCTACATTCCGACAGGTACCAAATTCTGAACCCACGCGGCATTAAGGATCTCGAAGATCCCAAGAAAGCCTCCAAGGTTCTGCTTGAGTCCACCGAGCTGAGCGATGACCTTTACCGTCTGGGTCATACCAAGGCATGAATAAGTTCCACCctctttaaattaaaacgcTTAATCTGGCcattttcaaatttgaaattcaacaaaaaacgaacactTATGAGTGGATGGCTCACAACTGTACTTGTATTTTCTGTGTAGTCAATAATCTTTTGATTTGCGGGTTGTGGCATATGCTCGAGAAACCTCTACGAGAGAGCAGTAAATGtcacacccaaaaaaacattacatatacacaccacacacgcacacacaaacacgccaAAGAGTGGACACAACTGTACCGATTGTGGGTGCATTTCTTTCAATTGATCTCTCACCGTATTACAGCTATCAAATTCTGAATCCAGCCGGCATTGTTGGCATCGAGGATGCCAAGAAGTGTGGCAGCATACTTTTGGAGTCCACCGGACTGGATCCCGATATGTACCGCATTGGACACACTAAGGCAGAGTCACATTCTGATCTATCCAAAATTATGCTcatgcatctctctctctctctttgaactatcttaaatatctttctgaGTTCCCCCGCTCCACAAACAAGTAGTTTTGATATTTCTATCTACTCCCCCCACACATGAGAAGCATCAACTGAACTTTACTCGTATGTCAAAGGCCACGTACAGAGGCTATACGAGTCTCAAATTACAACCAAACCCAGCACAGATTTCAGGCGTCCTTTAGGAAAACAGTCACAGAACTTTACTAGGGGCGCTACCTTCACTTTTGTTTGATCTCCCCACGATCCCTCAAACCTACACTAAACATAGATACACACCctacacactacacacacacagatacaaatgtaccACCCCCCAGCATGGGTTCGAAAGTTTATTCGTAGAGTTTTTACCCCAATTTTGAAGGATGATTTTTTGATACGATTTAAGATCAACTGTGAATAACCATAGAATATAAGCTAGACATACTAACCCCCCAACTAGTTATCTATACACTGTagcatttgatttgaatgttttgattgattgacttcATCATGAACATATGCAGCTACCAAATCCTGAACCCCAAGGGTATCAAGGGTATTGAGGATCCCAAGAAATGCACGAAGATCCTCATCGAATCGACCGAATTGGCCGACGATCAATACCGTCTGGGTAACACAAAGGCACGCACAACCAAACTATTCTCTACACAACTCTCAAAATACTTCAAAAACATGCACTTTTGTCTATGGCTCTGATAACTGAtgaccagacacacacattacacaacaacacacacacacttgcaccccataaacacacaacacacacacacgcagaatCGAACCTGGTTTTGGGGTGTacaaaaaccaagcaaaaaGCTTAGAGTACTCTCTGAACCAGGCATGATTCTGTGTGCGCATGTCCTTCTCAGTATCTATACTTTCTCTTTCACTGATTGTGGCCTGAATATAGTATATAAGAAATAAGGATACATCCCCACCCAGAACACTTCTGAAACCTTTACAAAAAAGGACACAGAACACATATCCCATACCTAGATCCATCTCCCCATCGATTGGTGTTAGATTTGACTCTACTTTACCCTAGTCTGTAGTTAATGAACCTAATCCAATTCTAAATCCAAATTTAGTTAGTATTTATGCACCAATATTAACCAATTCGTTTGATACATAATAATACAACCATTAAAACTACAACAAACTCCATACAGCTACAAGATCATGTGCCCCAAGCAATTGCAGGGCGTTGACAAAGACAAAAAGGCCACTGATATAATCATTAAATTTATCGATCTGCCAGAAGATCAATACCGTTTGGGTAACACAAAGGTATATGCCAGACAATAtatctcacacacacaaacacaaaaacatcCTGTGCACGCTTTTACCTTCTGGACTCATCCCTTTGCCAGCCTATCCCCGAGCCAACCCCGGACAAATGCCGGCTGCTAGTACACAGCTCTGGTCCAGGTCTGTTGGCTTTGGGTGTGGCCTGGTCTAGGGCTCTGATCTAGAGGTCACACACATGCCTCTGAGTGTCTTCAACTGCAATCCGTGTTCACATCTGCATCCGTGTCATCATCTGCATCAATGTTTAATAACCTCATCTATGCATCTCTTTACTAAGATCTCTATAAATGTTATGTGTTGTTTGTCTTGTTCTTGTCTTGTTCTTGtcgtttttcctgttttcctGTATACgttgtgttgttgttcaaACCATCCATCCTCTATCTATCCCAGTTCAACCTGTCCAAAAGTGTTTTTGAAGAATCGCttaagcaaaaagaaaaaaaactctGCTTAGTGCACGCGCTCTTCGAGTGTTTGAATGAACTGGAAAACTAACCTATTATCTTCCCCTTGCCCATAAACTCCCATTGACCATATAATAGGTGTTCTTCCGCGCCGGTGTCCTGGGTCAGATGGAGGAGTTCCGTGATGAGCGTCTGGGCAAGATCATGTCCTGGATGCAGGCATGGGCTCGTGGTTACCTGTCCCGCAAGGGCTTCAAGAAGCTCCAGGAACAGCGCGTCGCCCTCAAGGTTGTCCAGCGCAATCTGCGCAAGTACCTGCAGCTCCGTACCTGGCCATGGTACAAACTGTGGCAGAAGGTCAAGCCCCTCCTCAACGTCAGCCGTATCGAGGATGAGATTGCCGTGAgtattacaacaaaaaatgtctaAAGATCCTCATAGCTGCTGTGGTTCGACTGCCGTACAATatggcttggcttttgtttgtgaaCTTGGCCAAAACAGTTGCCAGTGACAATCATGTGGCGAGTCAGAGTAGCCCTGGCATGTCCATTCCATTCGGTAGGTAgtcctcccctctctctctctctcgctcattGTCTGGGGTAATTGGATgagtcgcagcagctgcacacaCGTCAAATCATCATTTGCGAATCTTATTTTAGCCAATCgccataaacattttaagtTTGTTATGCCGAGGCAAAATTCTTGTGCTTAATTAAGCGCACAAAACTTAATACCTGCAGCACGGACATGcaacaagcagccagcagccagcaaccagccacCCACTCACAGCTGCCCGAACATATCGATCGATACGATCTGATTCCCATTGCTGTTCGGTTCAACCAAAAATAGATGCTGTCCTAATCTAGGCACTTTAGCGAGCAAGTTTCGCTGGAATCTAACAAATGCCCTGccgtacatacgtacatacatttaatgtacataatatgtaccGTTCATGTACAGAATTATGAATTGCAAAATGTGTTCTATTCTTGGCCCTGCCACATAGCTCagttctgtttttttcttttaaagaGCCACAATTAGTTTGCCAATTAGCTtgctaattaaataataaaaaatgccAAGAGCCTAGCGCCAAGTATAGTTCCCGATCATGATCACGATGAGTAATTATGTACAGAGCATACATAGATGAGAATTTGTATACAATCTGCTGGTCTGATTGTATATATAGATACGGGAGTGGGTTGGGAGATGCTGTACACCTGCTGGCCCGCCGCACAAGTGCGAATTGATAGGCCCCAGAGGCTAGCAATTTCTGAATTATGATGGCCACgattacacaaacacatacacacacatggcatgccacgccatgccacgccatgccataccatgccacacagtggcagctgctgctgctgctgctctgcttgaGCTCTTGGGGTATGCGTGCGTTGGGGCGTTTTGGCTAATTTTATAGCCAAGTGGCCCAGTGCATTCGTGGCAGCCATTCCAGTTGTATTTGACCAGTCGCCGTCGCGGTAACGCGTaccacaaaaacgaaaccccCTGAAACGAAGCGAAGCATAAGCCAAGTGCCCACAGTCTCTGTAGTCTCTAAAGTGAATCTCTAGCAATGGCCGATGAAAAGAAGAccaagaaaacgaaaaagtcCAGCGAAGCCACCACACCCAGTGCCAGTGAGgagccagctgcagcagctgcagaagcggCTCCTCCCACAGAAAATCccgaagcagcggcagctgctcctgctcctgccccggCAGAAGCCACGCCAGTCGAACCACCAGCACAGCCAGAGGCTGCCATAGCCAGTGATAGTGGAAATGCCCCAACTAATCCCAAAAATGCCTCTAATGACTTGCAGCGTCTGGAGGAGAAGGCCAAGAAGGCTGAGGAACTGCACGCCGCTGAAGTGAAGGTGCgcaaggagctggaggtgcTCAACGCCAAGCTGTTGGCCGAGAAGACCGCCCTGCTGGACTCCCTGTCCGGCGAGAAGGGTGCCCTGCAGGACTACCAGGAGCGCAACTCCAAGCTGCAGGCCCAGAAGAACGACCTCGAGAACCAGCTGCGCGTAAGTACCATCCACCTTAGCCACCATCCATTGATGGCATCAATccaaaaagcacaaaactgCAAACCCAAATCGATCATGTCAAATCGAGCGTGAAAATTGCTCTCGACTATTTCGAGGCAATTGCGCAAATTGCTAAAATTGGAATGGGCCAATCATCACagccataatttatgcaccCGCTAATCCAATATACTCTTTCGCTCGATCTCTCTGTGTAGGACATCCAAGAGCGCCTGACTCAGGAGGAAGATGCCCGCAACCAGCTGTtccagcagaagaagaaggccGATCAGGAGATCTCTGGCCTGAAGAAGGACATCGAGGATCTGGAGCTGAACATCCAGAAGGCCGAGCAGGACAAGGCCACCAAGGATCACCAGATCCGCAACTTGAACGACGAGATCGCCCACCAGGATGAGCTCATCAACAAGCTGAACAAGGAGAAGAAGATGCAGGGCGAGACCAACCAGAAGACCGGTGAGGAGCTGCAGTCCGCCGAGGACAAGATCAACCACTTGAACAAGGTTAAGGCCAAGCTCGAGCAGACCCTCGATGAGCTCGAGGACTCGCTGGAGCGCGAGAAGAAGGTCCGCGGCGATGTGGAGAAGGGCAAGCGCAAGGTTGAGGGAGACCTCAAGCTCACCCAGGAGGCTGTCTCCGATCTGGAGCGCAACAAGAAGGAGCTCGAGCAGACGATCCAGCGCAAGGACAAGGAACTGTCCTCCATCACCGCCAAGCTGGAAGATGAGCAGGTCGTCGTTGGCAAGCACCAGCGCCAgatcaaggagctgcaggcccgcatcgaggagctggaggaggaggtcgAGGCCGAGCGTCAGGCCCGCGCCAAGGCTGAGAAGCAGCGCGCCGATCTTGCCCGCGAACTCGAGGAATTGGGCGAGCGTCTGGAGGAGGCTGGCGGTGCCACCTCTGCCCAGATTGAGCTCAACAAGAAGCGCGAGGCCGAGCTCAGCAAGCTCCGTCGCGATCTTGAGGAGGCCAACATCCAGCACGAGTCCACCCTGGCTAACCTGCGCAAGAAGCACAACGATGCCGTTGCCGAGATGGCCGAACAGGTCGATCAGCTCAACAAGCTGAAGGCTAAGTAAGTACCGATTAAAGATCTCCTCGAATTTCGCCAGCTTTTTTCAGGTGCAACCAATGAGACAGAGACTCGCGACTCGAGACTCGAGACTCGTCCTTAACTTCAATTgatctctcgctctttttATCACATTGCTATCTAGGGCCGAGCACGATCGCCAGACTTGCCACAACGAGTTGAATCAGACTCGTACCGCCTGCGATCAGTTGGGTCGCGATAAGGTAATATGTCGCGATCACAAGCATCCAATCCGCACCAAAGATTGGGTGCCTTGTGCTCCACACATATCTGAATACGAGTACACATCACTGAAAACTGTACACTGAACACCAAGCATGTTCCAACCAAAAGCTCCACACAACTACGTACAAGAAACAACGTCTGTGTGATCCACTATGTCTCTGTCTATGTATAACAAACGATAAAGAAAAGGTCTCTCAATAGGATGCGAATTTGGACAACGATCAATTTGCAGCTCGCTCGCTTCtcgcctctgctctgctctacttTCTATTTTGTATATCCCCCCACACACTCagaacaaaaactaacacGTGCAAAACCATTTTGTGTCTACTCTATCTATCTGTTTAAACCAGGGCTGAGAAGGAGAAGAACGAGTACTACGGCCAGTTGAACGATCTGCGCTCCGGTGTTGACCACATTACCAACGAGAAGGTATTCAAATTGATTCATTCctttgctcgctctctcatcGATTTGCCGCTGTAAATTAAATGCTGAAagttctatatttttttttgccacgaAAACTTGTGTATAGTCAACGAAGAACCCCTGTAAAAGTACCACTAAAACGACCCACAAAACCGAAAGTAATCTGCCCGCTTGACTTACTAAAACCAATCCTTGTACAGAACAACCTTACACGAAAACCAAAGTGCACACCACTCAAGACAAAAGAGAAAACCCACCCATGCCCGAGACTAAATCCCCAAATTTGTTGAACCTTTGAACAGGCTGCCCAGGAGAAGATcgccaagcagctgcagcacaccCTCAACGAGGTGCAGTCCAAATTGGATGAGACCAACAGGACCCTCAACGACTTCGATGCCAGCAAGAAGAAGCTGTCCATTGAGAACTCCGACCTGCTCCGCCAGTTGGAGGAGGCCGAGTCCCAGGTGTCTCAGCTGTCCAAGATCAAGATCTCCCTGACCACCCAGCTGGAGGATACCAAGCGTCTCGCCGACGAGGAGTCCCGCGAGCGTGCCACCCTTCTGGGCAAGTTCCGCAACCTGGAGCACGACCTCGACAACCTGCGCGAACAGGTTGAGGAGGAGGCCGAGGGCAAGGCTGATCTGCAGCGTCAATTGAGCAAGGCCAACGCCGAGTCCCAGATCTGGCGCAGCAAGTACGAGTCCGATGGCGTTGCCCGCTctgaggagctggaggaggccaagCGCAAGCTGCAGGCCCGTCTCGCCGAGGCTGAGGAGACCATCGAGTCCCTTAACCAGAAGTGCATTGGCCTGGAGAAGACCAAGCAGCGTCTGTCCACCGAAGTCGAGGATCTCCAGCTGGAGGTCGATCGTGCCAACGCCATTGCCAATGCCGccgagaagaagcagaaggcaTTCGACAAGATCATCGGCGAGTGGAAGCTCAAGGTCGACGATTTGGCCGCTGAGCTGGATGCCTCCCAGAAGGAGTGCCGCAACTACTCCACCGAACTGTTCCGTCTGAAGGGTGCCTACGAGGAGggccaggagcagctggaggctgTGCGTCGTGAGAACAAGAACTTGGCTGATGAGGTCAAGGATCTGCTCGACCAGATCGGTGAGGGTGGCCGCAACATCCATGAGATCGAGAAGGCACGCAAGCGCCTGGAAGCCGAGAAGGATGAGCTCCAGGCCGCTTTGGAGGAGGCTGAGGCCGCCctcgagcaggaggagaacaAGGTGCTGCGCGCTCAGCTGGAGCTGTCCCAGGTCCGCCAGGAGATCGATCGCCGCATCCAGGAGAAGGAAGAGGAATTCGAGAACACCCGCAAGAACCACCAGCGCGCCTTGGACTCCATGCAAGCCTCCCTCGAGGCTGAGGCCAAGGGCAAGGCTGAGGCCCTGCGCATGAAGAAGAAGCTGGAGGCTGACATTAACGAGCTGGAGATTGCTCTGGATCATGCCAACAAGGTGGGTTCCACattaaatctctctctctctttgaaaTTTTACTTATCCATTCCGATTATTTCGCTCTCCTTTGCAGGCTAACGCCGAGGCCCAGAAGAACATCAAGCGTTACCAGCAACAGCTGAAGGACATCCAGACCGCCcttgaggaggagcagcgcgCCCGTGACGATGCCCGTGAACAGCTGGGTATCTCTGAGCGTCGTGCCAACGCTCTCCAGAACGAGCTGGAGGAGTCTCGCACTCTGCTGGAACAGGCCGATCGCGGCCGTCGCCAGgccgagcaggagctggccgaTGCCCACGAACAGCTGAACGAGGTGTCCGCCCAGAACGCCTCCATCTCCGCTGCCAAGAGGAAGCTCGAGTCTGAGCTGCAGACCCTGCACTCTGACCTGGATGAGCTCCTGAACGAGGCCAAGAACTCCGAGGAGAAGGCCAAGAAGGCAATGGTTGATGCCGCCCGCCTGGCCGATGAGCTGCGCGCTGAGCAGGATCATGCCCAGACCCAGGAGAAATTGAGGAAGGCCCTTGAGCAGCAGATCAAGGAACTGCAGGTCCGTCTGGATGAGGCTGAGGCCAATGCCCTTAAGGGCGGCAAGAAGGCCATCCAGAAGCTGGAGCAGCGCGTCCGCGAGCTCGAGAACGAGCTGGACGGTGAGCAGAGGAGACACGCCGATGCCCAGAAGAACTTGCGCAAGAGCGAGCGCCGCATCAAGGAGCTGAGCTTCCAGTCCGAGGAGGACCGCAAGAACCACGAGCGCATGCAGGA
The sequence above is a segment of the Drosophila subobscura isolate 14011-0131.10 chromosome U, UCBerk_Dsub_1.0, whole genome shotgun sequence genome. Coding sequences within it:
- the LOC117902575 gene encoding myosin heavy chain, muscle isoform X1 produces the protein MPKPAPNQEDEDPTPYLFVSLEQRRIDQSKPYDSKKSCWVPDEKEGYLLGEIKATKGDIVSVGLPGGESRDFKKDQLQQVNPPKYEKAEDMSNLTYLNDASVLHNLRQRYYHKLIYTYSGLFCVAINPYKRYPVYTNRCAKMYRGKRRNEVPPHIFAISDGAYVDMLTNHVNQSMLITGESGAGKTENTKKVIAYFATVGASTKKEDPEAKKKGSLEDQVVQTNPVLEAFGNAKTVRNDNSSRFGKFIRIHFGPTGKLAGADIETYLLEKARVISQQSLERSYHIFYQIMSGSVAGVKDMCFLSDNIYDYFNVSQGKVTVPSIDDGEEFQMADQAFDILGFTKEEKENVYRITAAVMHMGGMKFKQRGREEQAEQDGEEEGGRVSKLFGCDPAELYKNLLKPRIKVGNEFVTQGRNVQQVSNSIGALCKGVFDRLFKWLVKKCNETLDTKQKRQHFIGVLDIAGFEIFDYNGFEQLCINFTNEKLQQFFNHIMFVMEQEEYKKEGINWDFIDFGMDLLACIDLIEKPMGILSILEEESMFPKATDQTFSEKLTNTHLGKSAPFQKPKPPKPGQQAAHFAIGHYAGCVSYNITGWLEKNKDPLNDTVVDQFKKSQNKLLIEIFADHPGQSGGGEQAKGGRGKKGGGFATVSSAYKEQLNSLMAILRSTQPHFVRCIIPNEMKQPGLVDAHLVMHQLTCNGVLEGIRICRKGFPNRMVYPDFKMRYMILAPAIMTAEKLAKNAAGKCLEAVGLDPDMYRIGHTKVFFRAGVLGQMEEFRDERLGKIMSWMQAWARGYLSRKGFKKLQEQRVALKVVQRNLRKYLQLRTWPWYKLWQKVKPLLNVSRIEDEIARLEEKAKKAEELHAAEVKVRKELEVLNAKLLAEKTALLDSLSGEKGALQDYQERNSKLQAQKNDLENQLRDIQERLTQEEDARNQLFQQKKKADQEISGLKKDIEDLELNIQKAEQDKATKDHQIRNLNDEIAHQDELINKLNKEKKMQGETNQKTGEELQSAEDKINHLNKVKAKLEQTLDELEDSLEREKKVRGDVEKGKRKVEGDLKLTQEAVSDLERNKKELEQTIQRKDKELSSITAKLEDEQVVVGKHQRQIKELQARIEELEEEVEAERQARAKAEKQRADLARELEELGERLEEAGGATSAQIELNKKREAELSKLRRDLEEANIQHESTLANLRKKHNDAVAEMAEQVDQLNKLKAKAEHDRQTCHNELNQTRTACDQLGRDKAAQEKIAKQLQHTLNEVQSKLDETNRTLNDFDASKKKLSIENSDLLRQLEEAESQVSQLSKIKISLTTQLEDTKRLADEESRERATLLGKFRNLEHDLDNLREQVEEEAEGKADLQRQLSKANAESQIWRSKYESDGVARSEELEEAKRKLQARLAEAEETIESLNQKCIGLEKTKQRLSTEVEDLQLEVDRANAIANAAEKKQKAFDKIIGEWKLKVDDLAAELDASQKECRNYSTELFRLKGAYEEGQEQLEAVRRENKNLADEVKDLLDQIGEGGRNIHEIEKARKRLEAEKDELQAALEEAEAALEQEENKVLRAQLELSQVRQEIDRRIQEKEEEFENTRKNHQRALDSMQASLEAEAKGKAEALRMKKKLEADINELEIALDHANKANAEAQKNIKRYQQQLKDIQTALEEEQRARDDAREQLGISERRANALQNELEESRTLLEQADRGRRQAEQELADAHEQLNEVSAQNASISAAKRKLESELQTLHSDLDELLNEAKNSEEKAKKAMVDAARLADELRAEQDHAQTQEKLRKALEQQIKELQVRLDEAEANALKGGKKAIQKLEQRVRELENELDGEQRRHADAQKNLRKSERRIKELSFQSEEDRKNHERMQDLVDKLQQKIKTYKRQIEEAEEIAALNLAKFRKAQQELEEAEERADLAEQAISKFRAKGRAGSVGRGASPAPRATSVRPQFDGLAFPPRFDLNPENEF
- the LOC117902575 gene encoding myosin heavy chain, muscle isoform X4 codes for the protein MPKPAPNQEDEDPTPYLFVSLEQRRIDQSKPYDSKKSCWVPDEKEGYLLGEIKATKGDIVSVGLPGGESRDFKKDQLQQVNPPKYEKAEDMSNLTYLNDASVLHNLRQRYYHKLIYTYSGLFCVAINPYKRYPVYTNRCAKMYRGKRRNEVPPHIFAISDGAYVDMLTNHVNQSMLITGESGAGKTENTKKVIAYFATVGASTKKEDPEAKKKGSLEDQVVQTNPVLEAFGNAKTVRNDNSSRFGKFIRIHFGPTGKLAGADIETYLLEKARVISQQSLERSYHIFYQIMSGSVAGVKDMCFLSDNIYDYFNVSQGKVTVPSIDDGEEFQMADQAFDILGFTKEEKENVYRITAAVMHMGGMKFKQRGREEQAEQDGEEEGGRVSKLFGCDPAELYKNLLKPRIKVGNEFVTQGRNVQQVSNSIGALCKGVFDRLFKWLVKKCNETLDTKQKRQHFIGVLDIAGFEIFDYNGFEQLCINFTNEKLQQFFNHIMFVMEQEEYKKEGINWDFIDFGMDLLACIDLIEKPMGILSILEEESMFPKATDQTFSEKLTNTHLGKSAPFQKPKPPKPGQQAAHFAIGHYAGCVSYNITGWLEKNKDPLNDTVVDQFKKSQNKLLIEIFADHPGQSGGGEQAKGGRGKKGGGFATVSSAYKEQLNSLMAILRSTQPHFVRCIIPNEMKQPGLVDAHLVMHQLTCNGVLEGIRICRKGFPNRMVYPDFKMRYQILNPKGIKGIEDPKKCTKILIESTELAEDQYRLGNTKVFFRAGVLGQMEEFRDERLGKIMSWMQAWARGYLSRKGFKKLQEQRVALKVVQRNLRKYLQLRTWPWYKLWQKVKPLLNVSRIEDEIARLEEKAKKAEELHAAEVKVRKELEVLNAKLLAEKTALLDSLSGEKGALQDYQERNSKLQAQKNDLENQLRDIQERLTQEEDARNQLFQQKKKADQEISGLKKDIEDLELNIQKAEQDKATKDHQIRNLNDEIAHQDELINKLNKEKKMQGETNQKTGEELQSAEDKINHLNKVKAKLEQTLDELEDSLEREKKVRGDVEKGKRKVEGDLKLTQEAVSDLERNKKELEQTIQRKDKELSSITAKLEDEQVVVGKHQRQIKELQARIEELEEEVEAERQARAKAEKQRADLARELEELGERLEEAGGATSAQIELNKKREAELSKLRRDLEEANIQHESTLANLRKKHNDAVAEMAEQVDQLNKLKAKAEHDRQTCHNELNQTRTACDQLGRDKAAQEKIAKQLQHTLNEVQSKLDETNRTLNDFDASKKKLSIENSDLLRQLEEAESQVSQLSKIKISLTTQLEDTKRLADEESRERATLLGKFRNLEHDLDNLREQVEEEAEGKADLQRQLSKANAESQIWRSKYESDGVARSEELEEAKRKLQARLAEAEETIESLNQKCIGLEKTKQRLSTEVEDLQLEVDRANAIANAAEKKQKAFDKIIGEWKLKVDDLAAELDASQKECRNYSTELFRLKGAYEEGQEQLEAVRRENKNLADEVKDLLDQIGEGGRNIHEIEKARKRLEAEKDELQAALEEAEAALEQEENKVLRAQLELSQVRQEIDRRIQEKEEEFENTRKNHQRALDSMQASLEAEAKGKAEALRMKKKLEADINELEIALDHANKANAEAQKNIKRYQQQLKDIQTALEEEQRARDDAREQLGISERRANALQNELEESRTLLEQADRGRRQAEQELADAHEQLNEVSAQNASISAAKRKLESELQTLHSDLDELLNEAKNSEEKAKKAMVDAARLADELRAEQDHAQTQEKLRKALEQQIKELQVRLDEAEANALKGGKKAIQKLEQRVRELENELDGEQRRHADAQKNLRKSERRIKELSFQSEEDRKNHERMQDLVDKLQQKIKTYKRQIEEAEEIAALNLAKFRKAQQELEEAEERADLAEQAISKFRAKGRAGSVGRGASPAPRATSVRPQFDGLAFPPRFDLNPENEF